Genomic segment of Brachyhypopomus gauderio isolate BG-103 chromosome 10, BGAUD_0.2, whole genome shotgun sequence:
CCCACTACAACAAGCGCTCTACCATCACCTCCAGGGAGATCCAGACCGCCGTGCGCCTGCTGCTTCCTGGTGAACTGGCCAAACACGCCGTGTCTGAGGGCACCAAGGCCGTTACCAAGTACACCAGCTCCAAGTAAAGCGCGATAACGTCGCTTTAAAAAACCcaacggctcttttaagagccacccacacTTCCGCCAAAAGAGTTTCTATATTATAATTGTACATGCGGCACGGCGACCAAGACATAGTTTGTAATGGCCATTTGGCGCCGTTTTTATCTTGCCAACTATCGTAATCTACATTGCCCATGGTGACTACTTTTAAGTAGAATAGAATTATTGCCTTTTTGTAGTTGTAGGATTGTCTACAATGGCGTGCTAGTTGTACTCTAGGTTATTTTGCTCCAGAATACAACATCAAAGCAATCTGggcttccataacacctcagcagtgccacagacaGGATGATCGCCTCCATGCCACGCTGCATTCAATAGGCCAGCATTTCACGAGGCTGAAGTttgttacttattcgcagtttgagattcgtttggttacttaatCGCAGCTCcctattcggcggctgaagttggatatttattcaaaaagggtgtgttcacgatgcgtgtttgctgcgcactttgtttaaaagcatagattaaacgttacattaaacgagcgtaggagcaaacatttaagaggttattgtttccgatactgattttgtgaatgtaaaaaataaaaatataatgaaagcgtttcatttgtaaaatggtttctatttcaagtcgttcaattgtatgcaatttgtacatgattgaattcgtcagcatttctaacgtaaggaaacattcttagatttgaaaactaaaaacacagaaatgctgttctagaacacaaataatcggaagaagaaataaaagcacacaacatggcatattgagcagggggcagataggtgaacgcatttaaaggggcagtttcagaatCTTATTGAAAGctttattgatggtgggccagagaaataacaaatgcatcatgaagacaggtcactccctaagataggaacctgattttagcctgatccaacataattttatacctcaaatctaactggaaacacggcatattgagtaaagcatacaggtgaaatagttcagaggggcaagttcagaggcctgctgtatgcctgtacgatcttgggccaggcaaaactcaattgaatcatacataactaattcctatatgtaagagaaacctgtttttagcctgctgctggcccctggacaactgctgctgctgcttctGGCCCCTGGACAACTGCTGTTGCTGCTGCTACTGCTAGCTCCTGGACTCCAATATGAATCCATCCTATATTTAAGGAAAAAAGTGTAATCACATTTATATGGAAGTGATATGTTAGGCAAGCTAGTTAGGCCAATATCTGCATTATCTGTGCTTGCTCACCAGCACATTATTTTAGTATAGAACTCAGGATATAGGACATCAGAATATTCTTACCTTGGACTACCATGTCAAATAGGGACTGCATTCTCTTTAAACAGGCAGACGATGTCTCTGTAAACTGACACCTGGGGGACAGAGTCTCTGACACCCAGGAGCCAGTCTTCCTTCCAGGCTCCGATAAAAATGTTACTGCTCATATTCCCAGAGCCTGTAATTTCTCAAGCTAAAACAATCACCCCCAAAAAGTGAATAATTTGCACTAAAATGCTAATTTATAATTTTCcattaaacagctaatttggttagcctgtaaatcaagctagcatgctaaagaacaaacacattcaagtgaatggtagtagctagcctagcaggtagctaactgtggaaaccacagtgtgacggtcagcataccttgctgttagctcgcttacaacatcaatagtggttgccttccagtgatgccggtaacgcgttacttagtaacgcgttactgtagtcggactacttttttcagtaacgagtagtctaacgcaactactatttaaaaactagtagtcagattaaagttacttatctaaaacatcgtgcgttactatttctgcatttcgggggaacgtaggttatatttattcattcttattttttggctacacatttcttacgcggttacgtcatctctgctctgcggcgccaaagtcagatggaaggagaggttcgcctttagcagctggaaatacaggcattattttgattttatttcggctaaggaagacaacattaaggtccgttgtacactctgtcctggcgacagagtgctgtctactttcaaaaacacaacgtcaaacctgaaaaaaaaaaaaaaaaccggggcttggcggcgaacgtaaattgttaccgggcggggtgtaaaattgactaaattcagtattatatcgcgatcgatcgatcgccggtggttggcgccagatcgaactagtaactcattgaatcatagatgtggatcagaggtaaataaactggatttttttttcggcgtgagatatcggaagtgtggcgtaagcgtgtgaagacagtcaaatgcgtgtgtctcaatgcgtgacagttggcaaccctgtaagtgggcggagttgaacagaaagactgtcttatttatttatttaaaaaacatgtaagcctatttcaagaaaaagtttacaaatgccagtgtcatttttgatgttccggttaaaatacatgtcaataaagtgagtattggcagaactggtagtcattttcatgttataggggcgggggatcagcctctgctgaaagtaactaaaagtaatctaacttagttacttttaaaagcaagtagtcagtaacttaactgagttactttttaaagaagtagtcagtagtcagtagtcggattactgtttcaaagtaactatggcaacactgttgccttctgatcggaaataaacctccaaactccgaaatttacacaaaggcttggcataatcacaaatagttgccgatggtggcacatggttcacatttattgacataaaaatgtgccctgttggctatcaggcaccggttgcttgaatgctttaaaaaaaaaaaaatttaaaactgaaaatacaggaaaataaaaatacgggatgacaccaggacagagcggtaaaatacgggactgtcccggccaaaatgggacacttgacaggtatgggcTTAACACTCGTGCCGCGGGCCGGtaaaaattcattaaagggccgctGTTCTGGCTCGCGGGCCAcgagttgaatagccctggtcTAATATAACAGGTTTGCCATAACTCATTAGCAAATATTGTCATCTACTGGCCGGCAACATTTTGACCCAGTAACTGAACAGGAAGAGTACGGAACTTCACCATATAAACATGTATATCTATGATGTGAAGTTCGGTGCTTTGCAACAGTTGCAGTTCTAGGTGAATTTGAATCATTGCTTTTTTAATGCAAATTTGAATTTTAACACTGGAAAATAACAAttcaatacattttaaaaaggcATCTAAGAATCTAAAATGAATTTTTTCTTAAATTGATCTGTTTTATTTATCACAAGAATGCAGTGTCTACTGCTTGCATGAAGGCTGcgatgtgtaagtgtgtctgtgtatcacAGCAAGGGAACCAGACCATTCGTTGcttgaaaaaaacaacaaaagcaCAGCACTAATATCATCTTCTTTAGAGTTCAAAAGTACATGTCTTTATTGAGCAGCACAGGTCACAAGACAATAGCAACTCAACTCAACGATGCTTTTAACCACATTTTTTTATGGATTCCAGCAGCTGCCAATGTCAATTTTCTCCTTGATCAAGATAATTAAGAACAAAATGTACTGTTTTAATATTAAACAAATTTCACAAATAATTCAAACCCGAACCACCAAAGTGGCACAAATCCCtttgttctgctatttttttaTCATGGTAGCTGTAATGTTCCAGACTTGTTCCTGAGTCCTGAACCACTTCAGTAGATACACAGTTTGACTTGAGATCTCATTGGTTATTTGTATCCACCATGGAAGGCGGGACGGCTTGTATCCACATGGCTGCTGGGGCTCGGGTCACTGTCAGTCCCCTGGGGGCCCAgatgtgtgttctgtctctTTTGCAccaccctcatccctctctcccctccttcctCCCACTAggggctcctccctctccacctccagcaCTCCGCTCACAGGCATCTCTCCCTCACCACTGCTGTCTTCGTCAGGTGTCTCTGCATACTCTCCATCAGGCTCCACGACTGCAGTTTCCACACCATCACCTGCTGGTGAGGGATCTGTTGGAAAGAGAATTATTCTAACTTAGAATTAGAGTTATGGTTTCTCATTAGGTTTAGTGTTGTCTAAGATGCTAAACCGAGGGAGTAACTCTGACAAGCTCCCTCGTATGGCCATGGGCTCTTGCTCCCCACACCTGTGTTTTACTCACACTAACACAAGGCCTATTTCCACTAATGCACGCACCAGTGTCACATTCCAAACGCCTCCATGGCTTTGCTCAGTCTCTCCTTTAAAGCGCACACTATGACTTGCTAGACGTACTCCTTCATTTCTCTCAATTTCACCCCACACATCGCACGAAATGCAGCATGGCTTCAGTGGAGCAGCAGTTGCAGGAGGCCTTTTTGTGGCAGTTGTGCAAAACGACCTGGGACTGCATGGGCTTTCCTGGCACGCAAATAAACGAGAAAGCCTTTTCTTGCCATACGCGTTGTTTGATGCCTTGAAAATAGTTTTTGCATACATATTTAAGCCGAGATTTGTAATGAGAAAACACAAGTGCCAGCTGCTCAAGGAAGCGCAGGCACGGAGTGCGGGGTGAGTTGAGTCTACACCGTCCTCATGTTTCTTTTAAGGCCACTGCCCCTCGCGGGGAGGGAAGGTTCAACGTCACATAGCAGCTCGTTCAGTGTCGTGTGTTTATTTCTCCTACATAATTGAAGGATGGCAGAAGTGGCTCCAGCCCCGACCGCATCGGCGCCGGCTAAAGCACCCAAGAAGAAAGCAGCCGCTAGACCCAAGAAAGCGGGACCCAGCGTCGGTGAGCTCATCGTTAAAGCTGTTTCTGCTTCCAAAGAACGGAGCGGCGTGTCTCTCGCCGCACTGAAAAAAGCTTTGACTGCTGGCGGTTACGACGTGGAGAAGAACAACTCTCGCGTCAAGCTCGCCATCAAGAGCCTGGTGACTAAAGGGACTTTGGTGCAGACCAAAGGAACCGGTGCATCTGGCTCATTTAAGATCAACAAGCAAGCGGAAACTAAGAAGAAGCCCGCCAAGAAAGCCGCACCTAAGGTGAAAAAGTCGCCCGCTAAGAAACTTGCCGCGGCTAAAAAGCCCAAGAAGGTCGCGGTAAAGAAGCCCGCCGCCGCTACAAAGAAGTCGCCCAAGAAGGCGAAGAAGCCCGCTGCCGCCAAAGCTACCAAGAGTCCCAAGAAAGCGAAGAAGCCGGCCGCTCCGAAGAAAGCAGCCAAGAGCCCCAAGAAGGCAAAGACTGTCAAGCCCAAGTCCaccaagccaaaggcaacaaagGCGAAAAAAGCAGCCCCCAAGAAGAAGTAAACGTGCACATTTTCATGTCTTGGTCTCCCCcaaaggctcttttaagagccacccaaCTTTTCTAAAGCGCTTTTTTTGCACTACATATGAATTTTAAAGTGCATATTCATCCGTTGCTGTACGCTGCGTACATCCTGTtatacatacagaaatatacacAAGATTCTATTTTAGTTTGCCATTCTCTCCTGCCCTTGTCATACATATACGTAGCTTGAGTAGCTTAGTGCATTTCGAATAATTTATTCTAAACTGaagtacatacataaataaactATTACGATAGAGAGTAATGGAGAGGAAAACGCGTAAAACATTTTACATCTCATCTAGACATGTACACAATATTCTATTTCCTGCAATGCATACTTTAGTTTGCCAATCTCTCCTGTCCTTGTCATTACATATTCAATATATTCAATAGCTTAGATTTCGAAAAATATATTATGCAATATTGAAATGCATATATGAAGGCGAATTTATTGGAACTGGAAATTATGTGCCAGAGGGAGTGTTGTAGGGGAAGGGAATGGAGGCTGGCTTTGGATGTCGACTGCTTCGCCATTGGATATTCGTCATGCTTTCTTTAGCCAATAGGAGAGCAGCTGATTTTTCTATATTTTAAGCGCTCAGCGCGCTCTCTTTATTTCAGCTTTGTTCACACGGCGCTGTTGTTAGAATTATGAGCGGCAGAGGGAAAACCGGTGGGAAGGCAAGGGCCAAGGCCAAGACTCGCTCGTCCCGCGCTGGACTTCAGTTTCCTGTTGGTCGTGTACACAGGCTTTTGCGCAAAGGCAACTATGCTGAGCGTGTCGGTGCCGGTGCCCCTGTATACTTGGCTGCCGTACTGGAGTATCTGACTGCTGAGATTCTCGAGTTGGCTGGTAATGCCGCCCGTGACAACAAGAAGACGCGTATCATTCCTCGTCATCTTCAGCTCGCCGTGCGTAACGACGAGGAGTTGAATAAACTATTGGGAGGAGTAACAATCGCTCAGGGTGGCGTACTGCCCAACATTCAGGCTGTTTTGCTGCCTAAGAAAACCGAGAAGACGGTCAAAGCCAAGTAAATTTCTCTTCTCTACTATCGTCAATCcaacggctcttttaagagccacccacatCGACTTATGAAGTGCAATTTTTCAAATCATGCCGATTTGTCTTTCCATCTTGACCATTGTATGACTATTAAACACTTCTTTCACGCACACAGCCAAGATACTCTTTAATTGAAGTACTAAGTAATGGCTTTTGTTTCTGTTTAGTTGTCTGGCATTCTGGCCTATCCTACTATCTAGGATGTCTTGTGTGAAGAAGAGATGGAAATCACTTTAAGTCGCTCTGAATAAGAGCGTAAGtgtcctaaatgtaaatgttaagcGTGCTgttacatgtacacatacatgaATTTATGTGGGATAACGGGGACTACAATCAGtagtgatgtgtcggtcgcgaacgaaccggttcaaggagccggctcttttaagtgaacgacGAGATCCAGTTTCCCtctaagacccccccccccctccaacaaatttcgttcgccaccccctcaaataatgagccatttgggagccgaaagagccgactctttatgaggagctgagccaaaagatccggctccctaaaaagagccgAAATTCCCATCAATAACAATCAGACGCACGCGCTGCTGGTAACTAAAGGCGACCAGAAAAATCCAAACAAAAGTATTGCCGTGAACCCGCCTGAAAAGTAGGCGAATTGGCTTGTTTTTGTAACGTGCGCGCGAGATTATGGGCCAATTGTCGTGAAGTGACGCACACTCGACTGTCCAATGGATGGCGTTCGTATTTAAGACGCCCAATGAACGCTGGTCATCGTTTAGGGCTTAAAAGGACGCCGTTTTCACTGCAccttattttctttctttgtcgTTGAAGGGTAGAGTTCTCTCGTTATGGCAAGAACCAAGCAGACCGCTCGTAAATCCACCGGTGGTAAAGCCCCGAGGAAGCAACTCGCCACTAAGGCTGCCCGCAAGAGCGCCCCAGCTACCGGCGGCGTAAAGAAGCCTCATCGTTACAGACCCGGTACTGTCGCTCTGAGGGAGATTCGTCGTTATCAGAAGTCTACCGAGTTGCTCATCCGCAAGTTGCCTTTCCAGCGCCTGGTGAGAGAAATCGCTCAGGATTTCAAGACCGATCTCCGATTCCAGAGTTCCGCCGTCATGGCCTTGCAGGAGGCTAGCGAGGCATATCTGGTTGGCCTGTTCGAGGACACGAACTTGTGCGCCATCCACGCCAAGAGAGTCACCATCATGCCCAAGGACATCCAGTTGGCCCGCCGCATTCGTGGAGAACGTGCTTAAGCTGACCGCTCAGATTAAGATACCcaaaggctcttttaagagccacctaATTGTTTCACTACAAAGCTAGCAAATTGCCTTGACATCGCTTGGAACGGTCACGCGTCGTTATAACTTGCAGTTGTCAACTTCCATAATGTACAATTAATACCTTTTTAGTTTCCATTCTATAGTTGAG
This window contains:
- the LOC143525830 gene encoding histone H2A, with the protein product MSGRGKTGGKARAKAKTRSSRAGLQFPVGRVHRLLRKGNYAERVGAGAPVYLAAVLEYLTAEILELAGNAARDNKKTRIIPRHLQLAVRNDEELNKLLGGVTIAQGGVLPNIQAVLLPKKTEKTVKAK